The following coding sequences lie in one Cinclus cinclus chromosome 15, bCinCin1.1, whole genome shotgun sequence genomic window:
- the RLIM gene encoding E3 ubiquitin-protein ligase RLIM, with amino-acid sequence MESSDSGDKGSIDQSEAQRQSQLDRLDREEAFYQFVNNLSEEDYRLMRDNNLLGTPGEITEEELLRRLHQVKEGPPQQNSDENRGAESTEDVSNGDSIIDWLNSVRQTGNTTRSGQRGNQSWRAVSRTNPNSGDFRFSLEINVNRNNGNTNAETENEPSVEPSNGEDLENSQSDSEIPRSESPSVRQPGSERSSAEELMAEEASPPRGQRRARSRSPEQRRTRARTDRSRSPINAVSEAPRRSHHNTSSQTLDHSSAGEAEGSSRTRQHVTLRQHTVGTEVPSENAVLFSPPETRPAPQAAGSSETTGTSESTAPGQRPPTIVLDLQVRRVRPGEYRQRDSIANRTRSRSQTPNNTVTYESERGGFRRTFSRSERAGVRTYVSTIRIPIRRILNTGLSETTSVAIQTMLRQIMTGFGELSYFMYSDSDADPSGPAPSQNVETSEPQSGGTSGNEGADVSSGEVYEGGHEASSTSGARREGRNMRGSVTFEESGSLPFLSLAQFFLLNEDDDDQPRGLTKEQIDNLAMRNFGESDALKTCSVCITEYTEGNKLRKLPCSHEYHVHCIDRWLSENSTCPICRRAVLASGNRESVV; translated from the exons ATGGAAAGCTCAGATTCTGGTGATAAAGGAAGTATTGATCAATCAGAAGCCCAACGTCAGAGCCAGCTGGATCGGTTAGATCGAGAAGAAGCTTTCTATCAGTTTGTGAACAACCTGAGTGAAGAGGACTACAGGCTTATGAGAGATAACAATTTGCTAGGAACACCAG GTGAAATTACTGAAGAAGAGTTGCTGAGAAGGCTACACCAAGTTAAAGAAGGTCCGCCACAGCAAAACAGTGATGAGAATAGAG GTGCAGAGTCCACAGAAGATGTTTCAAATGGAGATTCTATAATAGACTGGCTTAATTCAGTCCGACAGACTGGAAATACAACGCGAAGTGGGCAGCGAGGAAACCAGTCCTGGAGAGCAGTGAGCCGGACTAACCCAAATAGTGGCGACTTCAGATTCAGTTTGGAAATAAATGTCAACCGTAATAATGGGAACACGAATGCAGAAACTGAGAATGAGCCATCTGTAGAGCCTTCCAACGGGGAGGATTTGGAGAACAGCCAAAGTGACTCTGAAATTCCAAGGTCTGAATCACCGTCTGTAAGGCAGCCTGGATCGGAAAGGAGCAGTGCAGAGGAGCTGATGGCTGAGGAGGCTTCCCCTCCTAGAGGGCAGAGGAGAGCCAGGAGTAGGAGTCCGGAGCAGCGGCGGACGCGGGCTAGGACTGATAGAAGTAGGTCACCTATTAATGCAGTGAGTGAGGCCCCTCGCAGGTCTCATCACAACACATCATCTCAAACACTTGACCACTCCTCAGCGGGCGAGGCTGAGGGCAGCTCTAGAACCAGGCAGCACGTGACGTTAAGGCAGCACACGGTGGGGACTGAGGTGCCAAGCGAAAATGCAGTTCTGTTCTCCCCCCCTGAAACGAGGCCTGCTCCCCAAGCAGCAGGTTCTTCAGAAACCACCGGCACCAGTGAGTCCACAGCTCCTGGGCAGAGGCCTCCCACCATAGTGCTGGACCTGCAGGTGAGAAGAGTTCGGCCGGGCGAGTACCGGCAGAGGGACAGCATAGCCAACAGGACCCGGTCCCGATCCCAGACCCCCAACAACACGGTCACCTACGAGAGCGAGCGCGGAGGCTTCCGGCGCACGTTCTCCCGCTCGGAGCGGGCCGGGGTGAGAACTTACGTCAGCACCATCAGGATTCCTATCCGTAGGATCTTAAACACGGGCCTGAGCGAGACCACATCAGTCGCCATCCAGACCATGCTGAGGCAGATCATGACGGGCTTCGGGGAGCTCAGCTACTTCATGTACAGCGATAGCGATGCCGATCCCAGCGGGCCGGCTCCCAGCCAGAACGTGGAGACTTCTGAGCCGCAGAGCGGAGGCACCTCGGGCAATGAGGGTGCAGATGTTAGCTCAGGGGAGGTGTACGAGGGAGGGCACGAGGCTAGCTCAACATCTGGTGCCAGGCGGGAAGGCCGGAATATGAGGGGATCGGTCACTTTTGAAGAAAGCGGTTCTCTACCGTTCCTTAGCCTTGCACAATTTTTCCTACTCAACGAAGACGACGACGACCAACCAAGAGGACTCACCAAAGAACAAATTGACAACCTAGCCATGAGGAATTTTGGTGAGAGCGACGCTCTGAAAACCTGCAGCGTGTGCATCACAGAGTACACGGAGGGCAACAAGCTCCGCAAGCTGCCGTGCTCGCACGAGTACCACGTGCACTGCATCGACCGCTGGCTGTCGGAGAACTCCACCTGCCCCATCTGCCGCAGAGCAGTCTTAGCTTCTGGGAACAGAGAGAGCGTTGTCTGA